The genomic region GTCTTTCCGGCAATGATATCCGTATCAATGGCCAGAAGGAACCCCTGAAAGTCAAAGTAGCCTCGATTCCGGGCATCCGGCTCCAGGTCTACTTCATGGACAACTCCAATTTCTTCAAGCGAAAGGGCATCCTATCGGATCGCGAGGGCAGCGTGTTCACAGACAACGTGGAACGTGCCTATTTCTTCAGCCGCTCGGTGCTCCAGACGATTCGCAACCTCGGCTGGCAGCCGGACATCGTCCACTGCTTCGGCTGGCTCAGTTCACTCACTCCGCTGCTGCTGCGCACCGAATTCTCGGACGACCCGATATTCGCCCGCACCCGCAGCGTGTACACGCCTGGCCTGGAGTCGTCGGACCAGCAGGTGAGCGCCTCGTTTATGTCCGAGCTGGTCTACCCGGATGGGCTGATGCCGCACACCCTGAGCGTCTCCGAAATGGCCTCGCACCTGGCCGATCATACGATCCACCTGCCGTCCGCGAATGGGTCCGCGAAGGGTGGGATGCGGTTCGCGGCCGAGGCCGGCGCATGCTGCGAACAGGCAACGCAATTGTATGAACAGGTCTTGAATGAAGTCGCTGTTTGAAACCTGCACCCCGTTCAGGCATTGACACCTTCTTCAAAACCCCGGCGGACTGGCTCCCCGGGGTTTTTGCTAAAACGAGGACGGCTCTATACGATTTTCTCACCACCATCGTTAGTACCGGACGCGCCTCGCGTCGAATCCTTCCCGACGAGGCCTCACTTACGTAATCTGGCGGTAGCTTCCCGCCACCCTGCATGGTTTCACCCCGACCGATTTACCTCGCCAGTATTCTGTGCGCCGGCTTCCTGTTTTTGAGTGCTTGCGAGGACCCTTCCGCCGTTGGCCTGGACCTCGTTGATACGGAGGGCGGTGTCCCCCAGCTCCAGCGCGTCGCGTTCGATCGCCTCGAAACGACGTCCGGCGATGGGCTTGTCGACAATGCTACGACACTGCAGTCGGGCTTCGTGGACGACCCGATCGTCGGTTCGATTGAGGCCACAGGATATATCGATTTCCTCGAAAATCTGGTGCTGCCGCCGGCTTACAAGAACGGCACGCTGACGGGCTTACTGCTGCGGTTGGAGCTGGCGACGGTGTATGGAGATTCGTCGTCACCCGTCACGTTTGCATTACACGAGGTGCTGAGCGAGTTCAAATCTTCTGGCAACGAGCAGGATGACGTCCCCGCCGTTGGACTCGAAATCGTGCAGTTTACCGTCGATCCGGACGACGACGCAATCCTCGTAACCCTGCCGGAGTCGTTTTATGCCGGGCGCGATACCACCTTCCGCTCGATCTTCTTCGGGACCTCGTTTCACGGATTTCAGGTGCGTCCGGTATCGGGAGCGGCGGTGATCGGGCTGTTTAACTCCGTCACGTCCGAGTCGAACCTGCGGGGCATCGTTGGCGCGGACACCGTCACGTTCCTCGCCACCAAGGGGCTCACGGCGTACACCCGGCCTACACCGGCCACGCCGCCGCCGGGTGTTACCATCTTGCAACAAGGCCTCGGGCCCAACCTGGCGTTTGATTTCGACCTGGACGCGTTCGAACAGTCGTCCGTCAATCGCGCGGCGTTCCAGGTGACGCTGGACACGCTGGTTTTTGAGAACGACCCACCGGCCTTTGTCCGCCCCCCGCTCTCCAACATGGCGCTTCACGGTGTCCTGGCGGATTCGACCTCGATCATCCTTGCTCTCGGTACGCTGCGGAGCAACGGTGTCACGCTGGATTTTGACTCGGCCTCCTTCCGCGAGGCGCTCCAGAGTGTGTTGCTCGGCGCGCCGGCGTTCGACCACTATGAAATTCGTTTCCTGTCGGCTTCCGGGAATAACCTCTCTTCACTTGTATTCCGGGACACCACGTCGGCCGAAACGCCACCAAGCCTCTATCTGACCACTACGCCCCTCAACCAGGGAAATTGAGTTCGGCCCTCTGATCCCCATCACCCATCCCCACGCCTCGCATGTCCTTTTCGCCCCGCATCACCCTCGCCCTCGCGGCCACGCTCCTTGCGCTGGCACTTCCGTGCGGGGTATGGGCCCAGCAGCGCAGCGACGGTTCTGTATATTCTCGCTTCGGCCTTGGCGAGTTATATAGCAACACGTCTTCCCAGATCCAGGCGCTGGGCGGCGGCGGGACCGCGCTTTCTTCCTTCAACTACGTCAACCTCGCGAATCCGGGCACGTGGGCGGACCAGGTCGTGACGCGACTAGCCGGAGGCGTACAGTTTCAGGGGCTTGACATCGAAGACGCTACGGGGGCGAGCAGCCGGCTAAACTCGAGCATGCTCGGCTCCTTTCAGTTTGGTTTCCCCGTGCTTCCGGGCAAACTCGGCTTTGTGGCCAGCTTCGCCCCCTACTCGCGGGTGGCGCACAGCGTTCGCAGCGGTCAGGTTGTCATTGATGATCCGACCCTCACCTCGCCGGCCGCCTACAACATCCGGTTCGAGGGCAGCGGCGGGTTGCAGACCGTTGCCCTGGGCCTCGGATACCGGCTCAACAAAAACGCCAGTATCGGCGGCGCGCTCAACCTCAACTTCGGCATCCTCCGGGAGTCCCGCTTCACCGAGTTCACCACATCCGAGTTCACCTCGACCCAGCTCGACCTGTCAACGCGCCTCTCCGGGGTCTCCGCCACCTTCGGTACACTTTTCACGTTCCGCCAACTCGCCTCCGAGTCTGACGCCTTGACGATAGGATTCAGCCTCAGCACACCCGGAAGCGTCGACGGCGTCCAGACGATCACTTCAGGCGATCCACTCGATCCGGATACCCTCGGCATCCCCTTGCGAGGGGCGCTGGACCTTCCGCTCCGGCTAAACGGAGGCCTCGCGTATTATCTGAATCGGCGGTGGACCTTCGTCGTGGACGGTACCCTCGAGCCATGGGACAAGCTGGATGGAGACCTCGCCCTCGCCGGCTTCGCCCCGGACGGCTCTTCGATCCTGGACGAACGGACGCGTGTTTCCGCCGGCGTGGAGCACCTCCCCTCGATCAACCCCCTCGATTCCTATCTCAAGCGTATTGCCTACCGCCTCGGGGGATATAGCGACACCGGCTACGTCATCCCCCGGGCTGGCGTGAGCTTCCGGACGACGGCGCTCACCGGTGGCCTGAGCCTGCCCACCCTCTTCCCTGGCACACACATTGATATAGGATTTGAGGTAGGCCAACGAGGCAGCACCGATTCAGGCTTCGTCCGGGAATCCTTCTACAAGATCCTGGTGAATATGAATATCGGAGAGCGCTGGTTCGATCGCCGGAAACTCGGTTGAGGTCTCCTTGTCTTTTATGTATACTTCACCACTTCGCCACCGCGAAACCTTAACGAACACAGGTCAGATGAACCCTTCGGAACGACGCCATACCGCACCCTGGGTCGGCATCCTTACCGCGCTAATCCTTGCCGGAGCCACACAAACGCCGGTTTTTGCGCAGGAATGTTCGGACCCGCCCGAGGCCAACGAACAGGCCATGAACTACAGCCTGTACTGGGAATCCTTTAAAAATAAGGACTACGTATCCGCGCTTCCTTATTTGAAATGGGTCCTAACATGCGCTCCTGCCTACGCCGGCCCCGGTAAATTTGACGACCGCAACCTCGATCGCGCCACCAAGCTCTACGAAGCCCTGGCGACCGAAGCGGCCGACGAATCCACATCGCGCGCCTACCTCGACACCGCCCTGTCTTATTTTGACGCCGCGGTGCCCACTTTGAAGGACGCTAATGCCGAATTCAGCGAGGCCGAGTGGATCCTCAATAAGGGACGTTTCATCCAGAAACATGCCCCGACGCTCGCTGATCTCCAGGCTCAGGTTGGAGGTATCTACCGGCAGGTCTACGAGATGGACCCCATCCTACTGGACCCGCGTCCCTATTACCTGAACGTGATCGTGGACGACCTGGCGCAAACGGATGTCCAGCAAGCCGTCGACTTCCTGGAGGATGCCGAGTCGAAATTCGGTCAAGAACCGGAGACGGTTGAGCTCATTGCGCAGAAGCGCAACGCGCTGTTTAAGTCGCCGGAGGAACGCATGGGCTTCCTCGAGGATCAGCTTGCAAAGAATATGGGCGATGAAAAAATCATCGACGAACTCATCGACATTTACAAGGAGTTGGAGGAGCGCGATAAGCTGCTCGGGATGCTGAACCAGATGCTGGCCATCGCCCCCACCGCAAAGGTTCATATGGAGATCGGTGTCCTGAAGCTCGAGGACGGCGACGCCGAGGAAGCATTGACAAGCCTGGAAGCAGCGCTTGCGCTGCCGGACGGCGCGCAGCATGCCCGCGACATCAATTACAACCTCGGCATCGCCGCTCAGCAGCTGGAGCAATACGCCCGCGCCCGGACGTATTACCGTCGCGCCATCCAGGAGGATGCTTCGTTTGGCCGCGCGATCAAGGCGATCGGCGATCTATACGCCAGCTCCATCCGCGATTGCGGCGCCGCGATGGCGCGGACGGACCGGGCGGTGTACTGGCTTGTCGTAGACTACATGGAGCGCGCGCGTCAGGCCGATTCGGCCCTTTCCAGCACGGTAAATAGCGCCATCGGCACCTATAAGCCGCTCTTCCCATCGGCGGAAGACCTGTTCTTCGAGAGCTGGAAACCCGGCGACACGTATATGGTTAACCAGGGGTGTTATGCCTGGATTAACGAGTCGACGAAAGTTCGATCACCCAATTGATCTTTTTTCGTAGAACATAGGTACCTTACAGCCGGTGCGTTTTGAGACCGCCGGCTGTATTTTTTTATACTTGCCTGAAGCACCTTAACCATCACCCTTCACGTACATCCCCAGTTTCTTTCCAATGCCAACGATCGATACCATTCGCGCACGCCAGATCCTCGATAGCCGGGGAAATCCTACGATTGAAGTTGATGTGATCACGGAAGAAGGCATCCTGGGCCGCGCGGCGGTGCCGAGCGGCGCCTCGACCGGCGTCCATGAGGCTGTCGAACTTCGCGACGGGGACACATCCAGGTATCTGGGCAAGGGCGTGCTCAAAGCCGTCGAGAATGTAAACGAGGAAATCGCGCGCGAATTGATTGGCTGGAGCATCTTCGAGCAGAAACAGATCGATGCGCACCTCATCGCGCTCGATGGCACAGAGAATAAAGGCCGGCTCGGCGCCAACGCCATCTTGGGCGTCTCCCTCGCCGTGGCCAAAGCCGCCGCGGATACCGTCCAGCTCCCCCTCTACCGCTACCTCGGCGGCGCTAACGCCTCGCGCCTGCCCGTGCCCATGATGAACATCATCAATGGCGGGCACCATGCGGACAACACGGTGGACATGCAGGAGTTCATGATCATGCCGGTCGGCGCGTCGTCCTTCAGCGAAGGCCTTCGGATGGGCGTGGAGACCTTCCACCAGCTCAAGCAGGTCCTCAAGAAGAAAGGCTACAACACCGCCGTCGGCGATGAAGGTGGGTTCGCGCCGGATCTTCGGTCGAACGAGGAAGCGATCGAAGTCATCCTCGAAGCCGTCGTGAAAGCCGGCCTGAGCGCCGGCAAGGATGTGTTTATCGCCCTGGACCCGGCGTCGAGCGAGATGTACAAAGACGGCTCGTACCTCTTCTGGAAGAGCGATCCGACCAAGCGCCGATCGTCCGAAGATATGGTCGCCTTCTGGAGCGGCTGGGTCGAGCAGTACCCCATCATCTCCATCGAAGACGCGATGGCGGAGGACGACTGGGAAGGCTGGAAGATGTTGACCGAAGCGGTCGGCAAGAAGGTTCAGCTGGTGGGCGACGACCTGTTCGTGACAAACACGCGCCGGCTCCAACGCGGCATCGACGAAGGCTCGGCCAACGCGATCCTGATCAAGCTCAATCAGATTGGTACGCTGACCGAAACCCTGGAAGCCATCGAAATGGCGCACCAGAACAAGTTCACCGCGATCATCAGCCATCGCTCGGGTGAAACGGAAGATGCGACCATCGCGGACCTCGCCGTGGCGACCAACGCCGGCCAGATCAAAACCGGTTCGGCCAGCCGCAGCGACCGCCTCGCGAAATACAACCAGCTGCTCCGGATCGAAGAAGACCTGGGGACGGCGGCCACCTATCCCGGTCGCCGCGCCTTCAAATTCTAAACGGACCCGCGCTCGCACATGAAACCGATCGCCGCGCTTCGCACCCTTTCCGAACACATCCTCGCCACACCGCAATCGCGCCGCAAAGCGTTGATCACCGGCCTCGTGGTCATGGCCGTTTGGGTTACGTTTTTTGATAGCCATAGCCTGGTCCGACGCGCCCGCTGGCACAGCGAGCTTGGGGCCATCGCAGCTGAGAATACGCGCCTCCAACTCGAGGCCGATTCGCTCAGCGCGGCCATCGAGGCCGGCCTGTCCGACGAAGTCGTCGAGCGCCTGGCGCGCGAAACGTATGGGATGCGCCGGCCCGGCGAAACCGTTTACCGCATCAAGGAAGTCGACTAGCCACCCGGCCCCCGGGCGATTATGAATACCTTTGCTGTAGGCGTGGATCTGGGCGGCACGATGATCAAAGCCGCGCTCGTCGAGCGTGGACAGGGCATCCGTGAACTCGTCTCCATCGACACGCTCGCCGAGGAAGGACCGGAACCTGTCATCGACCGGATTGCCGGCCTCGTTCGCAGGCTGGCATCCGCCGCCAGCGCGGATTCGATCCTCGGCATCGGCATCGGCGCTCCTGGCGCGGTGAACTGGGAGCGGACGTCCGTCAGCAGGGCGCCCAATCTGCCCGGGTGGGATGTCATCAATCTGCAGACGGCGCTCCAAAGCCGCCTGGGCGCGGCCTTTCCTGTGATCGTCGAGAATGACGCCAATGTCGCCGGCCTTGGCTCGGCGCATTATGGCGCCGGGTTGCCGTTCGACTCGTTTATCCTGGTGACGCTGGGCACCGGAGTGGGCGGTGCAATTATCTACCAGAACACGATCTTCCGCGGCGCAACAGGCGGCGCCGGCGAGATTGGCCACATGACCATCGACTACGAAGGGCCGTTCGATCGGTCGGGCGTGGCCGGTGCCATCGAGGCCTATCTCGGGCAACGCTTCTTATCCCGACACGCCCGGTACCAGTTACTTAACCGCCCGGACAGCGTCATCCATAAGATGACTGGCGGAGATCTCGAGAAGATCACCCCCAAGATGCTCCACGAGGCCGCCCTCGCCGGCGATGCTGCCGTGCAGTCGGTCCTCGCCTGGGCAGGCCACAAACTGGGCTGTATCCTCGGATCGGCCATAAATCTGCTCGATATCCGTAAAGTGATCGTCGGCGGCGGCGTTTCCGCGGCGGGCGACTACATCCTGAAGCCGGCGTATGACTCGATGGTACGTTTTGTGATGCCGGGACTTCGCGATGGGTTGGAAATCATCAGAGAACACCTCGGCAATGAAGTCGGCATGCTCGGCGCAGCGCATCTTGTGTTCGAATACCACGACGGTCACGTCTCGGCTTCCTCCTGACGGAGGGTGCGGCCACGACGCGCACATCCGGCTGCCGCTATCCGCCCTCGCCGGCTGCATCTTCGCCTGCTGGGCCGGCCTGGCGCCCCTGGTGTACGCTCAGACCACCGCCCCGACCGATCTCAAGAATCCCGTAGAATCCACGGCGGACTCGCTGGTCATCGTCTTCGGCGGCAGCGCAGGGGATGTTGGAACGCTTTACGGGAAAGCGTCGGTATCCTATGGCGAGACCAAGCTCGATGCCCAGACCATCGAGATCCTCTTCGACATCGACGAACTCCGCGCCAGCGGAGCACCGAGCGACACAGGGATGGTCGGCCGGCCGCAGTTTAAATCGGGCGAGGAGACATTTCAGGGGGATCAGATGGCATTCAATATGCGCTCCGAACGTGGGCGTGTCACGAATGCCGATGTCGTCTACGACGACGGCCATATCCGCGGCGGCATCGTCAAACTCGGAGAGGACAGCACGGCCTATATCCGCAACGGGCGCTACACGACCTGTGAATGCGCCGACGACCCGTCGTATTCGCTACGATCGAGCAAAATGAAGGTCGTCGACCAGAAGAAGATCTTCACCGGCCCGATCCAGCTTTTTCTCTTCAACATTCCGACGCCGGTCTGGCTACCCTTTGCATTCCTGCCGGCACAGGCCTCGCGCCGCAGCGGCCTACTCGCCCCTACCTACGGCGAGGACGAACTGGGCTTTTACCTGCGGGATCTGGGCTGGTACTTCGTGCTGAGTCCGTACACCGACCTACAGTTGCGCGGCGGTTTGTGGACCAGCGGGAGCTGGCAGGCGAATACGCTGTTTCGGTATAACCGCCGATATCGCTACAGCGGGCAACTTCAGATGGATTTCGCCCGCCAGCGTAACGGCGAAAAGAACGATCCGGGGTTCGCGGTTCGCAACAGCACGTCTTTTCGGTGGAGCCATAATCAGACGATCAATCCATCGACATCCATCAACGGCGACATCAACCTGACCACCGCCGGCTACCTGCGCACGATTTCCGAACAATACGACGACCGCGTCACCCAGAGCATCTCCTCAAGCATGCGGTTTTCCAAACGATGGGCGTCAACCGGCCGCTCCCTGAATCTGAGCCTCTCCCAGCGCCAGGTGTTGGACACCGGCGCCGCCAATCTGCGGCTTCCATCACTCTCATTTTCCCAGAATTCGCGCAAACCCTTCGCACGTGAAAACCGCCCCCCCGGCTCCGGCGAGCCCTGGTTCGAGAAGATCACCTATACCTACAACTTCGGGCTCGACAATACCTTCGACTTCAGGCCGCGCTCGGACGCCCAGTTGCTCGCCGCCGGCGACACGTCTGCTCTGGATATCACCTGGGTCGACGCCCTCTTTAACATCGACAAGTACCAGCGGGCCACCGGAGAAGATGAGCCGTTCGACTTCAAGGCCACCAACCGCATCCCCGTGTCCGCGACGTTCTCCGCCAGCCGGTTCAGCCTTAACCTGACGCCGAATCTGAACTATACCGAGGATTGGTACATCAGCACCCAGCGGCGGGACCTCGAGCTTCAGCCCGACTCCACGCAGCGCCTCGTCACCGCCGTGCAGCCCGGCTTTTTTGCTCTCCGCCAATTTTCCTCGGGCGTCTCCGCCAATACGACCATCTACGGGCTTTTTCCGATTCGTGTCGGCGCCTTCACCGGCGTGCGCCACACCCTCCGCCCGACCCTCGCGTTCACCTACCGACCCGACTTCGGCGGTGACTTCTGGGGGTATACGCGGTCGTACACGGACCAGAACGGCAACGAGGTCGAGTACGGCATTGTCAATGGCGTGCAGCAAGGATTGCAGCAGGCCTTATCCCTTTCCGTCGGCAATACGTTCGAGACCAAGCAGGTCACCGTGGACTCAACCGGAGCTGATCGGAATAAGGTGGTCAAGCTCTTCAACCTGGATGGAACGGCCAGTTACAACTTCGCCGCGGACTCGCTGAAGCTGTCGAACATCGGCATTAGCGGACGCACCAGTTTGCTCAACAACACCCTCAACTTGAACGCGCGCGCGACCTACTCTCCCTATCAGCTCAACGCCGAGGGGACCCGTGTGATCGACGCGTACTTCTTCTCCCTCGAGCGATTCCGGCTGGCCCGGTTGACGAGTCTCTCATTAACAGCCAACACCTCGTTTCGGAGCAAGTCGGGCGGCGGCGGCCGGCCGCTCGAATCGTCACGAGCCACGTTAAATGACGATCGAAGTGGCGTTTTTGGCGATCCGATGTCGCGAATCGGTAACAGCATCATGAACCCGACAGGCGACTATGTCGACTTCGACATCCCCTGGTCACTCTCGACCGACTTGACCTATGGTATCCAGAAACAAACGAGCAATCGGACCCGCACCATCACACTGAATGCCCGTTTCGATTTTAGCCTTACGCCCAACTGGAAAGTACAGGGGCGCACCGGGTACGACTTCGAGCGCAAGGAGGCGGTGACGACGAATATCAGTTTCTTCCGCGACTTCGAGTGCTGGCAGATGTCGCTCAGCTGGGTGCCGTTCGGGCGGTATCAGTCGTTCGGATTCAACCTGCAAGTCAAGAGCGGTCAACTCAGGGATTTCCTTCGCATCCGCCAGCCGCGCTCGGATGTCGGCGGTCAATTCGACGGCCTGGTGAATTGATCGCAGGGCGGGAGGCCGGCCCTACTCCTCTGGTACCACCTTTTTAGCCGCTCAGACGTAGAGCGTTATGTATGGAACGCAGTAGAATGGCCATAGAATGACTGTGTTCGCACGTAGTGATCACTCTCCCCCATCCAGGCGTGAGACTATGACGTTCGCAAGCCCCATGTTCAGCCGATTCACCCTCCCATTCGCGCGCCTCTTTTCATCGGCGCCGACCGATCGCCGCATCGCCGGTTATCTCGCCGAGTTGTTCGAAAGCGAGATGGACCATACGGCTGCCGAAGGCCTCCGCTTCTACGTCAAGCGAGGCATTGTGACGCTCCATGGCACACTCTATGACGCCATGGATCGCGACCATGTCATCCAGCTGACGGCCCGAATCCCCGGTCTCGATGCCATCGTGGACCGGCTCCACATCGTTGACGATGTCCACCATGAGGCCTTAAACGCGCGCGTCGTCTTGTTGCTCAACGGCACGCACGCGCCCACCCATTTGCTACCCGCTTAAAATCGAGGTGTGCATAAAAGCCGGACGATAGCTCGGAATCGCGCAGGAATAATTCGGTCCCCGAACACGCCTCGACGACGGCTTGTACGAGCGCCTTTCCTACACCAATGCGTTGAACGTCCGGCTCGACCACGAGATCACACAGATAGCTGAACAAGACCCGGTCGCTGAGAACCCGTGCAAGACCAACGAGTTGCCCATCCAGCCAGGCCGTCAGCACGATAGACGCATTTTCGAACGATGTCCATACCTCGGCGGGATCGCGTGCCTCCCGCAGGAGGGGCCCCCGACGAAACAGCGTGATAATCCGCGCCGGCGTAAGGTCGTTCAACCCCTCGCGTATGATCAGGTTGGCGATGTCTTTGCGAGATTCCTGGGGAGCGATCATGGGGCGTTACGGGTTGGGGCGTCTCAATCAGGCATCTCCTTTCACCCAGCGCGCATCACGCGCCGTGAGATATGCCGTTTCGGAAGGCGCGGGCACGGCCGGGTCGGCCCAAACCCGAAGGCGTTGCCCCTCGGCCTCGAACCAGTATTCGGCGTAGGTCCCGAGAAACTGCCGGGAGAGGACCCGCGCCTCGATGCCTTCCTTCCCTCCAAACTGCACATTTTCCGGCCGAACCGCAAGCACATGCGACGCTGGTGCGGGCGTGGGTGCAAAAGCTTCGGCCAGACGGCCCGGCGCCACGATATTGCTCCCTCCCAAAAACCGGGCGACAAACGCCGTATCCGGTTCGCGATACAGCGTCTCGGGTGCGCCGATCTGCACCAGGCGGCCGGCGTTCATCACCGCGATCCGGTCCGACAACGCCAGCGCTTCCTGCTGATCGTGCGTGACATAGATGCTGGTGGTCCCAAGGGCGTTCTGCAGTTCCTTCAACTCCACGCGCGTTTGTTCGCGAAGCGAGACATCCAGATTGGAAAGCGGCTCGTCGAACAACAACACCCGAGGGCGCACAGCCAGCGCGCGCGCCAACGCCACCCGTTGTTGCTGGCCGCCGGAGAGCTGCGTCACGGGCCGGCTCTCGTAGCCCGACAGGTTCACCCGCGCTAGCGCTTCCGCCGTCCGTGTGGTGATGGTGGCCTTATCAAGCTTCCGCACCCGCAGCCCATACGCGACATTCTCGCCGACCGTCATGGTCGGGAATAACGCATAACTCTGGAAGACCATGGCCGTTGGCCGGTCCTGCGGCGAAGCGTTTGTGACGTCGTCCCGACCGATGCGCACCGTGCCGGCGTCAGGTCGCTCGAACCCCGCGATTGTCCGCAACAGCGTCGTCTTGCCGCACCCGCTGGGGCCGAGGAGCGACACGAATTCGCCGGCCTGGATAGACAACGCGACCCCATTGACCGCCACCGTCTCGCCGAAGCGCTTGACGATATCGACCAGTTCGACGGAGCCGGCGGTGTCCGGCGGATTCAAGGGTGGTGCGGTCATCGGTGGCGATCAGGCCGCGAGGGCGCTCGTCACTTTTTCCGCGGCCTCCTTGAGAAGGATAGCCGTCTCGACCTTCAAGCCGCTGTCTTTGAGGATCTGCTGCCCTTCAGCCGCATTCGTGCCCTGGAGGCGGACGATCAGCGGGACGCGGATTTCCACCTTACGGGCGGCCTCCACGACCCCATTCGCCACGCGGTCGCACCGGACGATTCCACCAAAGATGTTTACCAGGATGGCCTTGACGTTCGGATCCTTGAGGATGATCCGAAAGCCGGCTTCCACCGTCTGGGCGTTGGCGCCGCCCCCGACGTCCAGGAAGTTTGCCGGCTCGCCGCCGGCCAGCTTGATGATGTCCATCGTTGCCATGGCGAGGCCTGCGCCGTTCACCATGCAGCCCACGTTGCC from Rhodothermales bacterium harbors:
- a CDS encoding glycogen/starch synthase; this encodes MRILFVSEEVAPFANATEIALIARLIPEQLQESGECDVRIMMPRYGQISERKNRLHEVIRLSGNDIRINGQKEPLKVKVASIPGIRLQVYFMDNSNFFKRKGILSDREGSVFTDNVERAYFFSRSVLQTIRNLGWQPDIVHCFGWLSSLTPLLLRTEFSDDPIFARTRSVYTPGLESSDQQVSASFMSELVYPDGLMPHTLSVSEMASHLADHTIHLPSANGSAKGGMRFAAEAGACCEQATQLYEQVLNEVAV
- the eno gene encoding phosphopyruvate hydratase, producing MPTIDTIRARQILDSRGNPTIEVDVITEEGILGRAAVPSGASTGVHEAVELRDGDTSRYLGKGVLKAVENVNEEIARELIGWSIFEQKQIDAHLIALDGTENKGRLGANAILGVSLAVAKAAADTVQLPLYRYLGGANASRLPVPMMNIINGGHHADNTVDMQEFMIMPVGASSFSEGLRMGVETFHQLKQVLKKKGYNTAVGDEGGFAPDLRSNEEAIEVILEAVVKAGLSAGKDVFIALDPASSEMYKDGSYLFWKSDPTKRRSSEDMVAFWSGWVEQYPIISIEDAMAEDDWEGWKMLTEAVGKKVQLVGDDLFVTNTRRLQRGIDEGSANAILIKLNQIGTLTETLEAIEMAHQNKFTAIISHRSGETEDATIADLAVATNAGQIKTGSASRSDRLAKYNQLLRIEEDLGTAATYPGRRAFKF
- a CDS encoding septum formation initiator family protein, with the protein product MKPIAALRTLSEHILATPQSRRKALITGLVVMAVWVTFFDSHSLVRRARWHSELGAIAAENTRLQLEADSLSAAIEAGLSDEVVERLARETYGMRRPGETVYRIKEVD
- a CDS encoding ROK family protein, encoding MNTFAVGVDLGGTMIKAALVERGQGIRELVSIDTLAEEGPEPVIDRIAGLVRRLASAASADSILGIGIGAPGAVNWERTSVSRAPNLPGWDVINLQTALQSRLGAAFPVIVENDANVAGLGSAHYGAGLPFDSFILVTLGTGVGGAIIYQNTIFRGATGGAGEIGHMTIDYEGPFDRSGVAGAIEAYLGQRFLSRHARYQLLNRPDSVIHKMTGGDLEKITPKMLHEAALAGDAAVQSVLAWAGHKLGCILGSAINLLDIRKVIVGGGVSAAGDYILKPAYDSMVRFVMPGLRDGLEIIREHLGNEVGMLGAAHLVFEYHDGHVSASS
- a CDS encoding putative LPS assembly protein LptD, whose amino-acid sequence is MKSACSAQRILCSNTTTVTSRLPPDGGCGHDAHIRLPLSALAGCIFACWAGLAPLVYAQTTAPTDLKNPVESTADSLVIVFGGSAGDVGTLYGKASVSYGETKLDAQTIEILFDIDELRASGAPSDTGMVGRPQFKSGEETFQGDQMAFNMRSERGRVTNADVVYDDGHIRGGIVKLGEDSTAYIRNGRYTTCECADDPSYSLRSSKMKVVDQKKIFTGPIQLFLFNIPTPVWLPFAFLPAQASRRSGLLAPTYGEDELGFYLRDLGWYFVLSPYTDLQLRGGLWTSGSWQANTLFRYNRRYRYSGQLQMDFARQRNGEKNDPGFAVRNSTSFRWSHNQTINPSTSINGDINLTTAGYLRTISEQYDDRVTQSISSSMRFSKRWASTGRSLNLSLSQRQVLDTGAANLRLPSLSFSQNSRKPFARENRPPGSGEPWFEKITYTYNFGLDNTFDFRPRSDAQLLAAGDTSALDITWVDALFNIDKYQRATGEDEPFDFKATNRIPVSATFSASRFSLNLTPNLNYTEDWYISTQRRDLELQPDSTQRLVTAVQPGFFALRQFSSGVSANTTIYGLFPIRVGAFTGVRHTLRPTLAFTYRPDFGGDFWGYTRSYTDQNGNEVEYGIVNGVQQGLQQALSLSVGNTFETKQVTVDSTGADRNKVVKLFNLDGTASYNFAADSLKLSNIGISGRTSLLNNTLNLNARATYSPYQLNAEGTRVIDAYFFSLERFRLARLTSLSLTANTSFRSKSGGGGRPLESSRATLNDDRSGVFGDPMSRIGNSIMNPTGDYVDFDIPWSLSTDLTYGIQKQTSNRTRTITLNARFDFSLTPNWKVQGRTGYDFERKEAVTTNISFFRDFECWQMSLSWVPFGRYQSFGFNLQVKSGQLRDFLRIRQPRSDVGGQFDGLVN
- a CDS encoding BON domain-containing protein; its protein translation is MTFASPMFSRFTLPFARLFSSAPTDRRIAGYLAELFESEMDHTAAEGLRFYVKRGIVTLHGTLYDAMDRDHVIQLTARIPGLDAIVDRLHIVDDVHHEALNARVVLLLNGTHAPTHLLPA
- a CDS encoding GNAT family N-acetyltransferase codes for the protein MIAPQESRKDIANLIIREGLNDLTPARIITLFRRGPLLREARDPAEVWTSFENASIVLTAWLDGQLVGLARVLSDRVLFSYLCDLVVEPDVQRIGVGKALVQAVVEACSGTELFLRDSELSSGFYAHLDFKRVANGWARACR
- a CDS encoding ABC transporter ATP-binding protein, encoding MTAPPLNPPDTAGSVELVDIVKRFGETVAVNGVALSIQAGEFVSLLGPSGCGKTTLLRTIAGFERPDAGTVRIGRDDVTNASPQDRPTAMVFQSYALFPTMTVGENVAYGLRVRKLDKATITTRTAEALARVNLSGYESRPVTQLSGGQQQRVALARALAVRPRVLLFDEPLSNLDVSLREQTRVELKELQNALGTTSIYVTHDQQEALALSDRIAVMNAGRLVQIGAPETLYREPDTAFVARFLGGSNIVAPGRLAEAFAPTPAPASHVLAVRPENVQFGGKEGIEARVLSRQFLGTYAEYWFEAEGQRLRVWADPAVPAPSETAYLTARDARWVKGDA